The Streptomyces hundungensis genome contains the following window.
CCTTCCTGGTCATCTCCGGTGACGCCCTCACCGACTTCGACCTGACTGATCTCATCAATTTCCACAAGGAGAAGGGCGCACTCGTCACGGTGTGCCTGACACGCGTTCCCAACCCCCTTGAATTCGGCATCACCATCGTCGATGAAGAGGGCAAGGTCGAGCGCTTCCTCGAGAAGCCCACCTGGGGTCAGGTCTTCTCCGACACCGTGAACACGGGCATCTATGTGATGGAGCCCGAGGTCTTCGACTATGTCGAGGCCGACAAGTCCGTCGACTGGTCCGGCGATGTCTTCCCGCAGCTCATGAAGGAAGGCAAGCCGATCTACGGCTATGTCGCCGAGGGCTACTGGGAGGACGTCGGCACGCACGAGAGTTACGTCAAGGCGCAGGCCGACGTGCTCGAAGGCAAGGTCGACGTCGACATCGACGGATTCGAGATCTCCCCGGGCGTCTGGGTCGCCGAAGGCGCCGAGGTGCACCCCGATGCCGTGCTCCGCGGCCCCCTCTACATCGGGGACTACGCGAAGGTCGAAGCGGATGTCGAAATCCGTGAGCACACCGTCGTCGGATCCAATGTGGTGGTCAAGAGCGGCGCTTTTCTGCACAAGGCCGTCGTCCACGACAACGTATACATCGGTCAGCACAGCAATCTCCGTGGCTGTGTGATCGGCAAGAACACCGACATCATGCGGGCCGCCAGAATCGAGGACGGCGCCGTCATCGGGGACGAGTGCCTCGTCGGCGAGGAATCGATCGTCCAGGGGAATGTCAGGGTCTATCCCTTCAAGACCATCGAGGCCGGTGCGTTCGTCAACACCTCGGTGATCTGGGAGTCGAGAGGGCAGGCCCATCTCTTCGGGGCCCGGGGCGTCTCCGGCATTCTCAATGTCGAGATCACGCCCGAACTCGCCGTACGTCTCGCGGGGGCGTACGCCACCACGCTCAAGAAGGGGTCGACCGTCACCACGGCGCGCGACCACTCACGTGGTGCGCGGGCGCTCAAGCGGGCCGTCATCTCGGCGCTGCAAGCCAGCGCCATAGACGTACGGGACCTGGAGAACGTGCCGCTGCCCGTGGCGCGCCAGCAGACGGCGCGGGGCAGTGCCGGCGGCATCATGATCCGGACCTCGCCGGGAGTGCCGGACTCCGTCGACATCATGTTCTTCGACGAGCGGGGCGCGGACCTCTCGCAGGCCGGACAGCGCAAGCTCGACCGGGTCTACGCGCGCCAGGAGTACCGACGGGCCTTCCCCGGCGAGATCGGTGATCTTCAGTTCCCCTCCAGCGTCTTCGACTCGTACACGGGGTCGCTGCTGCGCAAGGCGGACACCACCGGGATCGCGGAGGCGGGCCTCAAGGTCGTCGTCGACGCCTCCAACGGAAGCGCCGGTCTGGTGCTGCCGAGCCTCCTCGGGCGGCTCAAGGTGGATGCGCTGACGATCAACCCGGGTCTCGACGAGTCCAGGCCCACCGAGTCCGTGGAGAGCCGGCGGGCCGGGCTGGTGCGGCTCGGGGAGATCGTGGCCTCGGCGCGAGCCGCGTTCGGAGTGCGGTTCGACCCGGTCGGCGAGCGGCTCTCGCTGGTCGACGAGCGGGGCCGGATCGTGGAGGACGACCGGGCGCTGCTCGTGATGCTGGACCTGGTGGCGGCCGAGCGGCGCAGCGGGCGGGTCGCGCTGCCCGTCACGACGACACGGATCGCCGAGCAGGTCGCGGCGTACCACGGCACTCAGGTGGAGTGGACGACGACCTCGCCGGACGACCTCACCCGGGTCGGCCGTGAGGAGTCCACGATCTTCGGTGGAGACGGCCGCGGCGGATTCATCGTGCCCGAGTTCAGCAGCGTCTTCGACGGCGCCGCCGCGTTCGTACGCCTTCTCGGTCTGGTGGCGCGCACTCAGTTGACGCTCAGTCAGATCGATGCGCGGATACCACAGGCGCACGTGCTGCGGCGGGACATCCCGACGCCGTGGGCGGTCAAGGGCATGGTGATGCGGCGGGTCGTCGAGGCCGCCGGAGGACGGTCCGTGGACACCACTGACGGTGTACGGGTCGTCGAGGCCGACGGGCGTTGGGTGATGGTGCTGCCCGACCCCGCCGAGGCGGTGACCCATCTGTGGGCCGAGGGGCCGGACGACGTATCGGCCCAGGCGCTGCTGGACGAGTGGGCCGCGGTGGTCGACAGCGCAGGTCACTGACGTTCCAATGGTGCGGGGCCGGGCCTGAAGGCCCGGCCCCGCACATCGGTGGGGCCATTCGGTGGTGGCGCCGCCGACGTGCGACGATGTGCGGCATGCCGCAGCAGCCCCCCGTTCGGAGCACACCGTCTCCGCCCCCGCGCCCCGACGCGTCGATGTCGCTGCTGACCAATGTCACGGACCACGCGCTCGACGACGGATACGCGGAGGCGACCGCGCGGCGCGAGGCCGAGGGCGGCGCTGGGATGCCGCGCACGCTGAAGGCCAAACTGGGTCTCGCGGCCGGTCTGGTGCTCGCCGCTCTCGTGGTGACGGTGGGGGCCGCGCAGGCGCGCTTCACCGCTCCCGTGGTCGCCAAGGAGCGCCAGGAGCTCATCAACAGGGTCGAGTCGGCGACCAAGGCCGCCGACAAGCTCCAGGACGACGTGGACGGGCTGCGCACCGAGGTCGGCGACCGACAGCGCAAGGCCCTGGAGAAGCACGGTGGTGACCAGGGCGAACTGGTGGCGCTGCTGTCCGGCGCGACGGAAGTGCACGGACCGGGCGTGAAACTCGTCGTCGACGACGCCAAGGAGACCGCCCAGGGCGACGGCAGCCGGCCGCGCGAGAGCACGACGTTCGCGGACACCGGCCGGGTGCGGGACCGGGACATGCAGCGCGTGGTCAACGGGCTGTGGCAGTCCGGCGCGGAGGCGATCGCCATCAACGGGCAGCGGCTGACATCGTTTTCGGCGATCCGGGCCGCCGGCGACGCCATACTGGTCGACAACAGGCCCCTGGTGCCGCCGTACACGGTCCTCGCGGTGGGTAACGGCAACAAGCTGAGCACCGACTTCCAGGACAGCGCGGACGGTCAGTACCTGCACGTGCTCCAGCAGAACTACGGGATCAGGGCGAGCGTTTCGGCCGAGGGCGACGTGCGCCTTCCGGCAGCGCCGAGCCTGACCGTGCGTACAGCAAAGCCAATGGCCACGGGCGCCGGCAAGGGCGCGGCCGCCACAGGGAAGGGCACATCGTGATC
Protein-coding sequences here:
- a CDS encoding DUF881 domain-containing protein: MCGMPQQPPVRSTPSPPPRPDASMSLLTNVTDHALDDGYAEATARREAEGGAGMPRTLKAKLGLAAGLVLAALVVTVGAAQARFTAPVVAKERQELINRVESATKAADKLQDDVDGLRTEVGDRQRKALEKHGGDQGELVALLSGATEVHGPGVKLVVDDAKETAQGDGSRPRESTTFADTGRVRDRDMQRVVNGLWQSGAEAIAINGQRLTSFSAIRAAGDAILVDNRPLVPPYTVLAVGNGNKLSTDFQDSADGQYLHVLQQNYGIRASVSAEGDVRLPAAPSLTVRTAKPMATGAGKGAAATGKGTS
- a CDS encoding mannose-1-phosphate guanyltransferase, encoding MKAVVMAGGEGTRLRPMTSSMPKPLLPVVNRPIMEHVLRLLKRHGLNETVVTVQFLASLVRNYFGDGEELGMELTYANEEKPLGTAGSVKNAEEALKDDAFLVISGDALTDFDLTDLINFHKEKGALVTVCLTRVPNPLEFGITIVDEEGKVERFLEKPTWGQVFSDTVNTGIYVMEPEVFDYVEADKSVDWSGDVFPQLMKEGKPIYGYVAEGYWEDVGTHESYVKAQADVLEGKVDVDIDGFEISPGVWVAEGAEVHPDAVLRGPLYIGDYAKVEADVEIREHTVVGSNVVVKSGAFLHKAVVHDNVYIGQHSNLRGCVIGKNTDIMRAARIEDGAVIGDECLVGEESIVQGNVRVYPFKTIEAGAFVNTSVIWESRGQAHLFGARGVSGILNVEITPELAVRLAGAYATTLKKGSTVTTARDHSRGARALKRAVISALQASAIDVRDLENVPLPVARQQTARGSAGGIMIRTSPGVPDSVDIMFFDERGADLSQAGQRKLDRVYARQEYRRAFPGEIGDLQFPSSVFDSYTGSLLRKADTTGIAEAGLKVVVDASNGSAGLVLPSLLGRLKVDALTINPGLDESRPTESVESRRAGLVRLGEIVASARAAFGVRFDPVGERLSLVDERGRIVEDDRALLVMLDLVAAERRSGRVALPVTTTRIAEQVAAYHGTQVEWTTTSPDDLTRVGREESTIFGGDGRGGFIVPEFSSVFDGAAAFVRLLGLVARTQLTLSQIDARIPQAHVLRRDIPTPWAVKGMVMRRVVEAAGGRSVDTTDGVRVVEADGRWVMVLPDPAEAVTHLWAEGPDDVSAQALLDEWAAVVDSAGH